Genomic segment of Ruegeria sp. TM1040:
ACTGATCTTTGCGCTTGTTGTGCTCTCGGTGACGCCTGTGACCGTGCCGATGCTGATCCTCGTGATGGGTCTTTTGGACTCCACACGCGTGTTCCGCCTCGCCCGCGCCGTTGCTGTCGACATCGAGGTGATGGACTTTGTGGAAGCCGCACGCCTGCGCGGTGAGAAGACCGCGTGGATCATCTTCCGCGAGATCCTGCCCAATGCGCTGTCGCCACTGGTGGCAGAGATGGGGCTGCGCTTCATCTTTATGGTGCTCTTTGTGTCCACCCTCTCCTTCCTGGGTCTGGGCGTGCAGCCCCCCGAGGCTGATTGGGGCGGCATCGTGAAGGAAAACAAGGACGGTATCGTCTATGGCGTGCCCGCCGCGCTGATCCCCGCCTTTGCCATCGCAACCCTTGCGATCTCGGTGAACCTGGTGGCGGACTGGATCCTGAACCGTACCACATCGCTGAAAGGAGGCCGGGGATGAGCGAACCACTCCTCAAGGTCCGCGACCTGAAAATCGGCGCCACGGTTTATCCGCCGGGCGAGAAACCCCATGACATCGAAATCGTGCATGGCGTCAGCTTTGACCTCATGCCAGGCAAGGTGCTGGGTCTCATCGGGGAATCCGGTGCAGGTAAATCCACCATCGGTCTGTCGTCCATGGCCTATGGCCGGGGCGGTGTGAAAATCACCGGTGGCGAAGTCTGGGTCAACGGGCGCGACATCCTCAAATCCAAGCTGAGCGACATCCGCAAGCTGCGTGGGGGTGAGGTGACCTATGTGTCGCAATCTGCCGCCGCGTCGTTCAACCCGGCCAAGACCATCATGGAACAGGTGATCGAAGCCTCGGTCGAGCAGGGCAAATTCTCCCGCAGAGTGGCCGAAGACCGCGCCCGCGCGCTCTTTGCCAAGCTGGGCCTGCCCGACCCCGACAACATCGGCGCCCGCTATCCGCATCAGGTGTCCGGTGGTCAGCTGCAGCGCTGCATGACCGCACTTGCGCTCTGTCCGGAACCCGATCTCGTGGTCTTTGACGAGCCCACCACGGCGCTTGATGTGACCACGCAGATCGACGTTCTGATGGCGATCAAGGAAGCGATCCGCGACACCGGTGTGGCCGCGCTTTATATCACCCACGATCTTGCGGTTGTGGCACAGGTCTCTGATGACATCATGGTGCTGCGCCACGGCAATACCGTGGAATACGGCTCGGTCGATCAGATCATCAACAACCCGCAAGAAGAGTACACGCAGGCGCTGGTCTCCGTGCGCTCGATCGAGCACGAGGAAAAGGCCCCCACCGAGGAGCCGATCCTGTCGGTGCGCAACATCACTGCGCGCTACAAGGGCACCAAGTTCGACGTGCTGCACAACGTGAACGTCGATCTCTACCCCGGTCAGACCCTGGCCGTGGTGGGCGAGTCCGGTTCGGGCAAATCGACGCTGGCGCGGGTGATCACCGGCCTTCTGCCCCCGCGCGAAGGCGAGATCTACTTCAACGGGCGCACGCTCACGCCGGACTTCAACAACCGCAGCCGCGAGGATCTGCGCGAGTTGCAGATGATCTACCAGATGGCGGATGTGGCGATGAACCCGCGTCAGACCGTAGGCACCATCATCGGCCGGCCGCTAGAGTTCTATTTCGGCCTGAAGGGCGCGGAAAAGCGCAAGCGGATCATCGAGTTGCTCGACGAGATTGAACTCGGGGAAGGCTTTATCGACCGCTACCCGGCAGAGCTGTCGGGCGGGCAGAAACAGCGTGTCTGTATCGCCCGGGCGCTGGCGGCCAAGCCCAAGATGATCATCTGTGACGAGGTCACCTCGGCGCTCGATCCACTGGTGGCGGACGGCATCCTGAAACTGTTGCTGAACCTGCAAAAGATCGAGGATGTGGCGTTTCTCTTCATCACCCACGATCTCGCGACGGTGCGCGCGATCTCTGACAACATCGCGGTGATGTACA
This window contains:
- a CDS encoding ABC transporter ATP-binding protein, with translation MSEPLLKVRDLKIGATVYPPGEKPHDIEIVHGVSFDLMPGKVLGLIGESGAGKSTIGLSSMAYGRGGVKITGGEVWVNGRDILKSKLSDIRKLRGGEVTYVSQSAAASFNPAKTIMEQVIEASVEQGKFSRRVAEDRARALFAKLGLPDPDNIGARYPHQVSGGQLQRCMTALALCPEPDLVVFDEPTTALDVTTQIDVLMAIKEAIRDTGVAALYITHDLAVVAQVSDDIMVLRHGNTVEYGSVDQIINNPQEEYTQALVSVRSIEHEEKAPTEEPILSVRNITARYKGTKFDVLHNVNVDLYPGQTLAVVGESGSGKSTLARVITGLLPPREGEIYFNGRTLTPDFNNRSREDLRELQMIYQMADVAMNPRQTVGTIIGRPLEFYFGLKGAEKRKRIIELLDEIELGEGFIDRYPAELSGGQKQRVCIARALAAKPKMIICDEVTSALDPLVADGILKLLLNLQKIEDVAFLFITHDLATVRAISDNIAVMYKGKVQRYGGKTQVLSPPFDDYTDLLLSSVPEMKLGWLEEVIANRKMESAGN
- a CDS encoding ABC transporter permease, with amino-acid sequence MKNIPVSALIGLFFTALYFLGALFAPLLAPYGMAEVVGDVWEPSSADYWLGTDNIGRDLLSRMIYGGRTTIFIATMATLISFTTGSILGIFAAVSGGWIDQTLSRFVDLIMSIPTLIFALVVLSVTPVTVPMLILVMGLLDSTRVFRLARAVAVDIEVMDFVEAARLRGEKTAWIIFREILPNALSPLVAEMGLRFIFMVLFVSTLSFLGLGVQPPEADWGGIVKENKDGIVYGVPAALIPAFAIATLAISVNLVADWILNRTTSLKGGRG